In the Aliarcobacter cryaerophilus genome, one interval contains:
- a CDS encoding SufE family protein — protein MSIEKRLENIKEDLDFFDEELAKYEYIIDLGKKLPAFDEKNQIPENLVHGCTSQVWLICEKKDDKLIFKGTSDAIIVKGLVYIILEIFSNSTIEELKNVDMDIVKDLGLSEVITPNRQSGVIGMIKKIKEYALKA, from the coding sequence ATGAGTATAGAAAAAAGATTAGAGAATATAAAAGAGGATTTAGATTTTTTTGATGAAGAGTTGGCAAAATATGAATATATTATTGATTTAGGGAAAAAACTACCAGCTTTTGATGAAAAAAACCAAATTCCTGAAAATTTAGTACATGGATGCACTTCACAGGTTTGGTTGATTTGTGAAAAAAAAGATGACAAACTAATTTTTAAAGGCACTAGTGATGCGATAATCGTAAAAGGTTTAGTTTATATTATTTTAGAGATTTTCTCAAACTCTACAATAGAAGAGCTAAAAAATGTTGATATGGATATAGTAAAAGATCTAGGACTAAGCGAAGTTATAACTCCAAATAGACAAAGCGGAGTTATTGGAATGATTAAAAAAATAAAAGAGTATG
- a CDS encoding aminotransferase class V-fold PLP-dependent enzyme: protein MYKKDFPYFTNSNSVYLDSGATTQKPQSVIDATVEYYTKYCSNTHRSGFGDASHATTEFENTREVLQKFINANKKEEIIFTKGVTESINFIALSFAYMFKTVIISSLEHHANIVPWHMQGRFLNSGLEVVKCNENLDFDFEDFEEILKKNPNSFVSVAHVTNAFGKVHDIKKIISMAHNYGCVVMIDGAQSLSSFKIDVQELDCDFFAISGHKTFGPTGVGAIYIKEKFFESVRPYQTGGAVINSVDFKEGTTFLNSPYKFEAGTQNIAGVIAFKEALKYIENIGYETIQSRKKELLEYLDSELKKLPDIIFYNDLKDCSGTRSFNFKGIMHDDISILLDKLKVALRVGHHCAQPIMKKLGIKGTIRVSLAFYNDFEDIDKLIVALKKALSMLKG from the coding sequence ATGTATAAAAAAGATTTTCCATACTTTACAAATTCAAACAGTGTATATTTGGATAGTGGAGCTACAACTCAAAAACCACAAAGTGTAATTGATGCAACAGTTGAATACTATACAAAATACTGTTCAAACACTCATAGAAGTGGTTTTGGAGATGCTTCTCATGCCACAACTGAGTTCGAAAATACAAGAGAAGTTTTACAAAAATTTATAAATGCAAATAAAAAAGAGGAGATAATTTTTACAAAAGGTGTAACTGAAAGTATAAATTTCATAGCTTTATCTTTTGCATATATGTTTAAAACAGTTATTATCTCAAGCTTAGAGCATCATGCAAATATTGTACCTTGGCATATGCAAGGAAGATTTTTAAACTCTGGTCTTGAAGTTGTAAAATGTAACGAAAACTTAGATTTTGATTTTGAAGATTTTGAAGAGATTTTGAAAAAGAATCCAAACTCTTTTGTAAGTGTTGCTCATGTAACAAATGCTTTTGGTAAAGTTCATGATATTAAAAAAATAATCTCTATGGCTCATAATTATGGTTGTGTAGTAATGATTGATGGAGCTCAAAGTTTAAGTAGCTTTAAAATAGATGTACAAGAGCTTGATTGTGACTTTTTTGCAATCTCAGGACATAAAACTTTTGGTCCAACAGGAGTTGGAGCTATTTATATAAAAGAGAAGTTTTTTGAAAGTGTTAGACCTTATCAAACAGGTGGAGCAGTTATAAATAGTGTTGATTTTAAAGAGGGAACTACTTTTTTGAACTCACCTTATAAATTTGAAGCGGGAACACAAAATATTGCTGGTGTGATTGCTTTTAAAGAGGCTTTAAAATATATTGAAAATATTGGATATGAAACAATACAAAGTAGAAAAAAAGAGCTTTTAGAGTATCTTGATAGTGAGTTAAAAAAACTTCCTGATATAATTTTTTATAACGATTTAAAAGATTGTAGTGGAACTAGAAGCTTTAACTTCAAAGGTATTATGCATGATGATATTTCAATACTTCTTGATAAATTAAAAGTTGCGCTTAGAGTTGGTCATCATTGTGCTCAACCAATTATGAAAAAACTTGGGATAAAAGGAACAATTAGAGTAAGCCTTGCATTTTACAATGATTTTGAAGATATAGATAAGCTTATTGTTGCACTAAAAAAAGCATTAAGTATGTTGAAGGGTTAA